One Hyphomicrobiales bacterium genomic window, AATCCCCGGCAATGACCCGGTGCGCGCCGACCTTGAGCGCCTGGACGAGGTCAACCGCCGCATCCGCGTGCTTCGCCACGTGATCGATCTGACCCGGCCCGAGGTCGCAGCCCAGGTCCAGACCATCGTCGGCGCGTGGGCCGCCCGCTCGCCGAGCACAAAGCGCATCGCCCGCTGGCGCGAGACGGCCAACGCGCGCGTGGCCCGCGATTCCGGCGTCGTCTTCGACAGCTACTTCCGGCTCAAGATGCTGTCCGTGCTCGGCCATCTGGAGCGGCTCATCTGCGCCCTTGCCGAGCGGGGCGGCTGCGAGGCCGACAAGGACGTGGTGGCGACGCGCGTGAGAGGCTGGGCCGAGACCCGTCTCGATGCGCTGACGGCGGCGGCGCGCCCTGCCGGCCGGGAGGGCGATGTCGAATTTCTGCGCACCTTCGACGTGGATTTCCGCGTCCGCCGGCTGCGATTTGTCATCCGCCGCCTCAACGAGCTCTATGGCCTGTCCGCGGAGGGCGGCACCTCGAGCAGCAGCGAGGATCTCGATTCCATTAAGGCGCTGCTCTATCGCCAGCTCGAGCAGGCCAAGCGGCGCTGGAACGAGGACTTTTTCAGTGCCGATGTCGCCGCCGCCGCTGCCGCCTGGGTGCGGCCCGGCGATGGACGTCAGCGGCTCGACGCGCTGTTGCGCGATATCGCGGCCGAGATCGACATGGCTGGCCTCGACGCTTCCGCCGACGCGCTGTTTGCCACCGCGACGGTCGATTATCTCGACCGGCCGGCCCGCCGCGAGGTGCTGAACGCTTATATCGGATTCTGCTTCTTCGACGTGGTGAGCTTCCCCATGGTGCAGTGGGAAGATTTGGACGAGCTCGACGTGGTCCTCATCCACCGCATCAGCCCGGAGGACGCCCGGGCGATCCGCCGCGGCGGCGATCCGGTGGCGCTCAAGGGGACGGGCCTGCGCCATTTCGGCGGCTTCTTCAATCGCGCCTATCGCGAGCACGACTATCTGTGGGGCCGGCTGACGGCGGCCGACCGGCTGGTCGACGTGGTGCTCGATGCGACCGGCGTTCAGGCGCAGGCCATCGACATCGATGTCGGGGCGCTGAAAAGGCGGCTGTTCGCGTCGATCCTGCAGGCCGAGGCGCGGTTCCTGAAGGCCGATCCGGCACTGTTCGATGAGACCCGCGCGCAGCTCCTGGGCAGCGTCGAACCGCAGCGCGATCAGAATATCCCCGCTCCGGCGGAGCCGCCCGTCGCCCCCCCGGAGGTTTGACGGCACGCTCCGGCACCGAGGCGATCTCGGCGCCGATCAAGGGGCCGGTCCAGGCCGGATATGGATTGCCGTGGCTTCCAATTGGCGCATTGACGCGGCAGCATGGCTCCCTTACCCACGGGGCAATATTCCAACCGCCGGAGGATATCCTTGATCGATCTTTATACCTGGACCACGCCGAACGGGCGCAAGGTCTCCATCATGCTTGAGGAAATCGGCCTGCCCTACAATGTTCACCCCGTCGACCTCGGCAAGGGCGAGCAGTTCTCCCCCGAATTCCTCGAGATCAGCCCCAACAACAAGATTCCGGCCATCGTCGACACCGAAAACGGCCTGCACCTGATGGAATCGGGCGCCATCCTGCTTTATCTCGCCGACAAGGTCGGCAAGCTCGCGCCGCGCAAGGGCGAGGCCTATTGGCGGATGATGGAGTGGCTGATGTGGCAGATGGGCGATTTCGGGCCGATGCTCGGCCAGGCCCACCACTTCCTCAAATACCATCCCGGCAAGGCCCCCTATGCGGAGGAGCGCTACCACAAGGAGGCGAAGCGCCTCTATGGCGTCCTCGACAAGCTTCTTGCCGAGCACGCTTATATGGTCGGCGGCTATTCCATCGTCGATATCGCCACCTGGCCATGGGCGTCGCGGTTCGACTATCACCGCATCGACCTCAACGACTATCCCAATGTCAGGCGCTGGTACGTGGAAATCGCCGAGCGCCCGGCGGTGCAGCGCGGCTATCAGGTGCCGCGCTTCGTCACCGAGGTGCCGATGCCGGAAATGGTTTAGCGGGCCGCTGCCATTCGGCCGCCTGTCGCGCGCCGGGCCCCGTCGCGACGCCTCAAGGGGCTCAGGCCCGAGCCGGGCCCCCGCGCGGCACGATGACATTGACCGGCGCCGGGGCTTCGACCACCAAGACCGGGGTGGTGCCGCAGATGTCGCCGTCGATCTGCACCGGTGTCGGCCGGTCGGATTCGATCACCGCCCGCGTGCAGGGGTCGATGCGCACACCCGGCATATGCTCCATGATCCCGAAGGGCAGCACGGCGAGCCGCATCGCGTCGGTAAGCCGCCATCCGGCGGCGACGCTGACGAGCTGCAGCCCGCGTTTGAGCAGGCCCGCCCTGCGGGTGAGCAGGAAGGGGCCGGCGAACCGGCTCGACTTGGCGACGATCACCCATTCGGCGGAAATCGTCTTGTTGCCGATGCGCACGGCAAGCCGCGGTCTCGGCGCGGCGACAAGCGCGCCCAATATGGCCGGCGCATAGGCGGTCTTGCCAAACCGCCGCGCCAGCGGCCGGTGGAGTCGGGCGACGATCTCGGCATCGAGCCCGACGCCGGCCATGAACAGGAACAGCTCCCCGTTGGCCACGCCGCCGGTGACGGCGCGGGCCTTGGCCCCGCACAGATAATCGGCCAGCGCCTCCGGCGCGTGAGGCAGGCCGAGCTCGGCGGCGAGCACATTGCCGGTGCCGGCGGGAATGACGCCGAAGGGCAGCGCCCGGCCGAGGAGGCCGCTTGCCGCCTGGCGGATGGTGCCGTCGCCGCCGGCGACGATGAGGGCGTCGAACAGCTCTGAATTTGCCGCGTCTTTTGCCGCCTCGCGCGTGTGAGCGGGACCCTCGGTCATGACCCGCTCGACGCTCGCCCCGCGCTTGACGAGCGCGGCGACGCAGCCGGCGGTCAGCGCGCTCTTGCCGGCTCCGGCGCGCGGATTTTCGATCAGCAGGAAGCGCCGGCGCACGGGCCGTTCATGCCACGCCGGCTTCGAGTTCGGCGGCCGCCTTGGTCACGGCCTTCTGCACCTTCTCGAAGGCACGCACCTCGATCTGGCGGATGCGCTCGCGGCTGACGCCGAACTCCTCGCTGAGCTGTTCCAGCGTCAGCGGGTCGTCGGAAAGCCGTCGCGCCTCGAAAATGCGCTTCTCGCGCGGGTTCAGCTTGGTGATGGCCTTGGCCAGGAGCGTGCGGCGCGAGTCCAATTCCTCGCTTTCGGCAAGCAAAGTCTCCTGGTCGACCGCCTCGTCGACCAGCCAGTCCTGCCATTCGCCGCCCTCGACGTCGGCCCTGAGCGGCGCGTTGAGCGAGCTGTCGCCGCCGAGCCGCCGGTTCATCGAGATGACGTCGTCCTCGCTGACGCCGAGACGGCGGGAAATCTCGGCCACCTGTTCCGGCCTCATGTCGCCCTCTTCGAGCGCCGAGATCTGGCCCTTCACCTTGCGCAGATTGAAGAACAGCTTCTTCTGGCTCGCCGTGGTGCCGAGCTTCACCAGGCTCCACGAGCGCAGGATATATTCCTGGATCGCCGCGCGGATCCACCACATGGCGTAGGTGGCGAGACGAAACCCCTTGTCCGGGTCGAAGCGCTTGACCGCCTGCATCAGGCCGACATTACCTTCCGAAACCACCTCGTTGATCGGCAGCCCATAGCCGCGATAGCCCATGGCGATCTTGGCCACCAGCCGCAGATGGCTGGTGACGAGCTTGTGCGCCGCCTCGCGGTCGCCATGCTCGCGCCACCGCTTGGCGAGCATGAACTCCTCCTGCGGCTCGAGCATGGGAAAGCGCCGAATCTCCTCCAGATAGCGCGATAGGCCGCCTTCTGAGGTCGGGATCGGAAGCGATGGCTGGGCCATGAAAGTTCCTGTTCCATGCGATTCGCCGCTTGCCTCCGAGTGGAGGACGAACGCGATGGACCGCCATATAGTTCAATAATTACGGCAAAAAGGGTTATCGGACCGCCGGAAAGCCAGACTCGGGTGCAGCGCCAACGGACGGTGATGCTATTTTGCCACAGTCGTGGGGGACATTACAAGCAGGCGCGAGACATGGGGGCGCGGGGCACCTATGCATTTTCGGGCGATCTCCGCGAACGGTGTCGGCGCAATTCTCGTGAGGAATTCGCCCGCCTCCTCGGATCGCCGTCATCGGCATGTCATCGGAGCTGCGAAGAATGCTATAGATCCATCGGTGATGGTCCTAATATCCCGTCACCATCCAGCAGGGAGGACTCAAGATGAAACGCATCGGTATTGGCCTTTGCGCGGTGCTTGCGGCCGCGTCGCTATGGGTGATTTCGGCCGGCGTATCGCAGGCGGAAGAGCTGCGCCTGCTCACCTGGGGCGGCTATGCGCCGGAGGAGGTGATCGCCCTCTTCAAGAAGGAGACCGGCATCGACGTCAAGGTCACCGCGTCAAACAATGAGGAAATGATCGCCAAGCTGCGCGCCACCGAGGGCGGCGGATTCGACCTCGCGCAGCCGAGCCAGGACCGCGTCGCCGGCGCCCAGGCGGAGCACGGCATCTACAAGCCGCTCGATCTTTCCAAGATCGACGCCGGCCTGTTCATTCCTTCCATGTTCGAGGGCACCAAGAAGAACACCTCGTATGAAGGCGCCGTCTACGGCGTGCCGCATGTCTGGGGCACCAGCGGCCTGGTGCTCGACACCAAGAAGGCGGCGGGCGTCAAGGACTATCTCGACCTGTGCAGCGAGGCGGTGAAGGGCAAGGTCTCCTACCGCCTGAAGCGGCCGACGCTGATCG contains:
- a CDS encoding diacylglycerol kinase family protein; the encoded protein is MRRRFLLIENPRAGAGKSALTAGCVAALVKRGASVERVMTEGPAHTREAAKDAANSELFDALIVAGGDGTIRQAASGLLGRALPFGVIPAGTGNVLAAELGLPHAPEALADYLCGAKARAVTGGVANGELFLFMAGVGLDAEIVARLHRPLARRFGKTAYAPAILGALVAAPRPRLAVRIGNKTISAEWVIVAKSSRFAGPFLLTRRAGLLKRGLQLVSVAAGWRLTDAMRLAVLPFGIMEHMPGVRIDPCTRAVIESDRPTPVQIDGDICGTTPVLVVEAPAPVNVIVPRGGPARA
- a CDS encoding patatin-like protein, which produces MREKELRLAIVLTGGISLAVFMHGVSRELLKLVRASKIYHALPDPRARINAAYATLDDDPSRESDTEHVYFDLLKAIAPATDLRVVVDVIAGASAGGVNGVMLARALAHDQPLDDHRAMWLEHADAIDLMDAAALAKPMSKIYLEPFSRVLLRTWLLPMAADQETRAKLRTFVRSRWFKPPFSGPRFIGWMLDACDAMGEGRDEARSLLPDGHPLDLIVSVTDFYGHQRIVRLHDPARIVEAEHLHLFRFRYERMSDGRIISDFDHQGVPGLIFAARATASFPGAFPPATVKEMDQVLQARGRDWPRRARFLADKFKPLTRAGRNPETAAFIDGSTVNDKPFAAAIGALSARPAQREVMRRLIYVDPAPGGASNGTNGVSGVPGMMRTVLAALVEIPGNDPVRADLERLDEVNRRIRVLRHVIDLTRPEVAAQVQTIVGAWAARSPSTKRIARWRETANARVARDSGVVFDSYFRLKMLSVLGHLERLICALAERGGCEADKDVVATRVRGWAETRLDALTAAARPAGREGDVEFLRTFDVDFRVRRLRFVIRRLNELYGLSAEGGTSSSSEDLDSIKALLYRQLEQAKRRWNEDFFSADVAAAAAAWVRPGDGRQRLDALLRDIAAEIDMAGLDASADALFATATVDYLDRPARREVLNAYIGFCFFDVVSFPMVQWEDLDELDVVLIHRISPEDARAIRRGGDPVALKGTGLRHFGGFFNRAYREHDYLWGRLTAADRLVDVVLDATGVQAQAIDIDVGALKRRLFASILQAEARFLKADPALFDETRAQLLGSVEPQRDQNIPAPAEPPVAPPEV
- a CDS encoding glutathione S-transferase N-terminal domain-containing protein, translating into MIDLYTWTTPNGRKVSIMLEEIGLPYNVHPVDLGKGEQFSPEFLEISPNNKIPAIVDTENGLHLMESGAILLYLADKVGKLAPRKGEAYWRMMEWLMWQMGDFGPMLGQAHHFLKYHPGKAPYAEERYHKEAKRLYGVLDKLLAEHAYMVGGYSIVDIATWPWASRFDYHRIDLNDYPNVRRWYVEIAERPAVQRGYQVPRFVTEVPMPEMV
- the rpoH gene encoding RNA polymerase sigma factor RpoH, producing the protein MPTSEGGLSRYLEEIRRFPMLEPQEEFMLAKRWREHGDREAAHKLVTSHLRLVAKIAMGYRGYGLPINEVVSEGNVGLMQAVKRFDPDKGFRLATYAMWWIRAAIQEYILRSWSLVKLGTTASQKKLFFNLRKVKGQISALEEGDMRPEQVAEISRRLGVSEDDVISMNRRLGGDSSLNAPLRADVEGGEWQDWLVDEAVDQETLLAESEELDSRRTLLAKAITKLNPREKRIFEARRLSDDPLTLEQLSEEFGVSRERIRQIEVRAFEKVQKAVTKAAAELEAGVA